The Clarias gariepinus isolate MV-2021 ecotype Netherlands chromosome 7, CGAR_prim_01v2, whole genome shotgun sequence genome includes a window with the following:
- the zbtb38 gene encoding zinc finger and BTB domain-containing protein 38, with protein MMVVHSSCNGMMDNMHSQTVLSRLSEQRSLGLFCDVTIVVEDIKFRAHRNVLAATSGYFHSVLTASETCSSSQVLEIPDLKSDVFASILNFIYSSKLDLASKGDNKSLIAAGKKLGIPFLEKLLEIERQDSGMAQSPAFAKSDSLSNQTKLSVCSTLKKETPRLEEQECSKGPRITNAFSITEVPAVNNPFTSLDSRSNGPQSPDMDHQPLSEIPLVESDSVDAMFEHSYAVNQGHQTSELKEKVQQYDKEVTKPVVLPCTTLSNHGLGPIKKRHRLCKGLAPISNETIELIQSPVSGSVQNSPLESTSLLQASSSNSALSSSPDLLPPQILPPQEDEDPPSLVPEDVPTSTTYHCQQCPEAFSSSALLAVHMQSHKRRFVSHLFCKYCSKKFMHLKRLRNHEQVCMKGLPQLELNGKEASVSLDSSSEPTPNDESFPGSDLEDTSKLDSTISGPLEANQVSKSSNQRAYKCSVCKRAYVTLSSLKRHENVHSWQRAYPCHYCNKVFALAEYRTKHEIWHTGERRYQCIFCLETFLTYYILKNHQKSFHGIDPRLAVNKKSANGGFKGSVYPIKLYRLLPMKFKKKRYKTYSQTYSEIMGNYENSFTAPLDANSQDSPLQGTDSIHNPESVTSGQSLFSMPVTFMATPKMVASEMPHITFDQPCDQNVETPLPSDKDLSRREKEGLNSTNTQSGLTGFQATVPPVFGCGYTPSLSTEENTRSSMIMHRNDSAPMRCTSNTSRDVLPFLNIPPVCSFEGLSKLSELSAAAQTIEVMANQLLQPQPETLTQNLRPDGKTETYIAKPACPGPSVNNQVLPLCQITVKIGNEAIIRRKIKGSKLFPKRKKRRNWKQDHEKVISAEDGTGFPNLRLRTEVSSSITEDEPYDDVNDPENDKLWRPYYTYKPKKKGKRFRSKRKRLKAAQYYTKPLSPEQEDNFLDMDRGVEESVTSDRSESRMELRSQSPKESFTCRCCSSSFLTSASLSKHIINCHQPRCKICGKQCPLEELPNTDVPFTEDFSCQSCTEDGSCFNSTVMTRTLSSEKRYRCSYCPQRFLYLATKKSHEAKHLERFTMEHNCRYCPKVCKSAMLLSIHENKHFSKVKETEISDKKMIASSYLSASESKEQPKIEPWAIPQICLPLSPKTDEALDMDGKAMYPKIQKTSSHLLSCKGDRTLPSFHSEIHRRKSKKKSFVEFSKNTTLGFETPVQKAHLPKSLTNNHLNTSSLYTKCLTRMPSIKGASLQSPKSEWHLCKEEPVFYSHN; from the coding sequence ATGATGGTGGTCCATTCAAGCTGTAATGGGATGATGGACAACATGCACTCCCAAACTGTCCTTTCTCGGCTTAGCGAACAACGATCACTTGGCCTATTCTGTGATGTTACTATTGTGGTGGAGGACATTAAATTCCGTGCCCACAGAAATGTCCTGGCTGCGACTAGCGGATATTTCCACAGTGTCCTCACTGCTTCTGAGACTTGCAGTTCTAGCCAGGTGCTGGAAATTCCAGATCTGAAGTCAGATGTGTTTGCCAGcattcttaattttatttattcctccaAATTGGATTTAGCAAGTAAAGGGGACAATAAATCCTTAATAGCTGCAGGGAAAAAGTTAGGGATCCCTTTTCTAGAGAAGCTCCTTGAGATTGAAAGACAAGACTCTGGAATGGCCCAAAGCCCAGCCTTTGCTAAATCAGATAGTTTATCCAATCAGACAAAACTGTCCGTTTGCTCTACTTTGAAGAAGGAAACACCACGCCTTGAAGAGCAAGAGTGTTCCAAAGGTCCGAGAATAACTAATGCATTCTCAATCACAGAAGTGCCAGCAGTTAACAACCCATTTACTTCATTGGACTCCCGTAGCAATGGCCCCCAATCACCAGACATGGATCACCAACCACTATCAGAAATACCACTTGTCGAAAGTGATTCTGTTGACGCCATGTTTGAACACTCATATGCTGTAAACCAAGGCCATCAAACTTCTGAGCTGAAAGAGAAAGTCCAACAATATGATAAAGAAGTCACAAAGCCTGTGGTGCTACCTTGCACGACTCTAAGCAACCATGGGCTTGGTCCCATTAAAAAGCGCCATCGACTGTGCAAAGGTTTGGCACCCATATCTAATGAAACTATTGAATTAATTCAAAGTCCTGTTAGCGGTTCTGTACAAAATAGTCCACTTGAATCCACATCTCTGCTGCAGGCTTCCAGCTCAAATTCAGCTTTGAGCTCTTCTCCTGACTTGTTGCCTCCACAGATTTTGCCCCCACAGGAGGATGAAGATCCTCCTTCCCTTGTACCTGAAGATGTACCAACTTCAACAACTTACCACTGCCAGCAATGTCCTGAGGCCTTCAGCAGTTCAGCACTACTTGCAGTCCATATGCAAAGTCACAAAAGAAGATTTGTCAGTCATCTATTTTGCAAGTACTGCTCAAAAAAGTTCATGCACTTGAAACGCTTGCGTAATCATGAACAAGTGTGTATGAAAGGTCTACCACAACTAGAGCTGAATGGCAAAGAGGCTTCAGTCAGTCTAGATTCAAGTAGTGAACCAACCCCAAATGATGAATCTTTCCCAGGCTCCGATCTTGAAGATACTTCAAAACTTGATAGTACAATATCAGGCCCACTTGAAGCAAATCAAGTTAGCAAATCAAGCAATCAACGGGCTTATAAATGCAGCGTGTGTAAACGAGCCTATGTAACTTTGTCTAGCTTAAAAAGACATGAGAATGTGCATTCATGGCAAAGAGCCTATCCTTGTCACTACTGCAATAAAGTTTTTGCTTTAGCAGAATACCGTACCAAACATGAGATTTGGCACACAGGAGAGCGGCGCTATCAGTGCATCTTCTGCTTGGAGACCTTCTTGACTTACTACATTCTCAAAAACCATCAGAAGTCGTTTCATGGCATTGATCCTCGTCTGGCTGTGAATAAAAAATCTGCTAATGGTGGTTTTAAGGGAAGTGTATACCCTATTAAACTCTATAGACTTTTACCAATGAAGTTCAAGAAAAAAAGGTACAAGACTTACAGTCAGACTTACTCTGAAATTATGGGCAACTATGAGAATTCTTTTACTGCCCCACTAGATGCTAACTCACAGGATTCTCCACTTCAAGGCACAGATTCTATTCATAACCCAGAGAGTGTTACTAGTGGTCAGTCATTATTTTCAATGCCTGTGACCTTTATGGCAACTCCAAAGATGGTGGCTTCAGAAATGCCTCATATTACCTTTGACCAGCCATGTGACCAAAATGTAGAAACTCCATTGCCTTCTGATAAGGATTTGTCTCGTAGAGAAAAGGAAGGCCTTAACTCCACTAATACCCAAAGTGGATTGACAGGCTTTCaggccactgtgccacctgttTTTGGCTGTGGATACACCCCGTCTTTGTCAACAGAGGAAAACACAAGGTCATCTATGATAATGCACAGAAATGACTCAGCTCCCATGCGATGCACTAGTAACACAAGCAGAGATGTTCTGCCATTCCTTAATATCCCACCTGTGTGCTCATTTGAGGGACTGAGTAAGCTTAGTGAATTATCAGCAGCTGCACAAACTATTGAAGTAATGGCTAATCAACTTCTTCAGCCACAGCCAGAGACCCTGACTCAAAACCTTCGTCCTGATGGAAAGACAGAAACCTACATTGCCAAGCCTGCTTGTCCTGGTCCATCAGTAAACAACCAAGTCCTGCCCCTCTGCCAGATAACTGTCAAAATCGGCAATGAAGCCATTATCCGTCGCAAGATTAAAGGCTCAAAGCTGTTCccaaagaggaaaaagagaagaaactGGAAGCAAGATCATGAGAAAGTTATCTCAGCAGAGGACGGTACAGGATTCCCAAACCTGCGCTTGCGAACAGAAGTTTCAAGCTCAATCACAGAAGATGAGCCATACGATGATGTAAATGATCCTGAAAATGATAAACTGTGGCGTCCCTATTACACATACAAACCTAAGAAGAAGGGCAAAAGATTCCGATCTAAGCGAAAAAGGTTAAAGGCTGCTCAGTACTATACAAAGCCACTGTCACCTGAACAAGAAGATAACTTTCTGGACATGGATCGTGGTGTAGAGGAAAGTGTCACATCTGACAGATCTGAGTCTAGAATGGAGCTAAGGAGTCAAAGTCCCAAAGAAAGTTTTACCTGCCGTTGCTGTAGCAGCTCATTCTTAACTTCAGCCTCCCTCAGCAAGCATATCATCAACTGCCATCAGCCTCGCTGCAAGATTTGTGGTAAGCAATGTCCTCTCGAAGAGCTTCCCAATACAGATGTCCCGTTCACTGAGGATTTTTCCTGCCAAAGTTGCACGGAAGATGGCTCATGCTTTAACTCTACAGTCATGACTCGTACCCTCAGTAGTGAAAAACGTTATCGCTGTTCATACTGTCCACAGCGGTTCCTCTATCTTGCCACCAAAAAGAGCCATGAAGCAAAACATCTTGAGCGGTTCACTATGGAACATAACTGTCGGTACTGCCCTAAAGTGTGCAAGTCTGCAATGCTGCTGAGCATTCatgaaaacaaacactttagtaaggtaaaagaaacagaaattagTGATAAAAAGATGATCGCAAGCTCATACTTGTCTGCTTCAGAGAGCAAAGAACAACCCAAAATTGAACCTTGGGCAATTCCTCAAATCTGCTTACCACTTAGCCCTAAAACTGATGAGGCACTGGATATGGATGGTAAAGCAATGTATCCCAAAATCCAGAAAACATCATCCCATTTGTTGTCATGTAAAGGTGACAGGACTTTGCCTTCGTTTCATTCAGAGATACACAGAAGGAAATCTAAGAAGAAAAGCTTTGTGGAATTTTCTAAAAACACCACTCTGGGGTTCGAGACACCGGTACAAAAGGCCCATTTGCCTAAAAGTTTAACAAACAACCATCTCAACACATCCAGTCTTTATACAAAATGTCTGACAAGAATGCCTTCCATTAAGGGGGCTTCCCTGCAGTCACCCAAGTCAGAGTGGCATTTGTGTAAAGAAGAACCTGTTTTTTACTCCCATAACTGA